A part of Pongo pygmaeus isolate AG05252 chromosome 14, NHGRI_mPonPyg2-v2.0_pri, whole genome shotgun sequence genomic DNA contains:
- the LOC129011605 gene encoding cTAGE family member 2-like, translated as MEEPGATPQPYWGLVLEEPRRVVAALPEGRRPDSNPYGFPWELVICAAVLGFVAVPFFLWRSFRSVRSRLYVGREKTLAVALSGLIEEKCRLLEKFSLVQKEYESYEVESSLEDASFEKEATEAQSLEATCEKLNRSNSELEHEILCLEKELKEEKSKHSEQDKVMADISKRIQSLEDESKSLNSRVAEAKMTWKRFQMNEEQMKIGIQDALNENSQLQESQERLLQEAAVWKEQVSELNKQKITFEDSKVHAEQVLNDKENHIETLTECLLKIKDRAAMLEGDITDDGNLELEMNSESEDGAYLDNPPKGTLKKLIHAAKLNASLTTLEGERNQIYIQLSEVDKTKEELREHIKNLQMEQASLQLENTHFECENQKLQQKLKVMTELYQENEMKLYRKLIVEENNRLEKEKLSKVDEMISHATKELETCRERAKDLEEEFERTIHFYQGKIISHEKKAHDNCLAAQTAERNLSDLRKENAHNRQKLAETEFKIKLLEKDPYALDVPNTAFGREHSSYGPSPLGRPSSETRAFLYPPTLLEGPLRLSPLLPAGGGRGPRGPGNPRDHQITKERGESSCDRFTDPHKAPSDTGPLPPPWEQDCRMMFPPPGRSYPDSALPPQRQDRFYSNCARHAGPAELRSFNMPSLDKMDGSMPSEMESSRNDTKDNLGNLNVPDSSLPANSEGTGPGFVPPPLARIRSPLFPVDMRGPFMRRGPRFAPPPPGTMFGASPDYFPPRDVPGPPRAPFAMKNVYPLRGFPPYLPPRPGFPPQPAHSEGRVSSLQG; from the coding sequence ATGGAGGAGCCCGGGGCTACCCCTCAGCCTTACTGGGGGCTGGTCCTGGAGGAGCCACGCAGGGTTGTGGCAGCACTGCCTGAAGGCAGGAGACCAGATTCGAATCCTTATGGATTTCCATGGGAATTGGTGATATGTGCAGCTGTCCTGGGATTTGTTGCTGTTCCCTTTTTCTTGTGGAGAAGTTTTAGATCGGTTAGGAGTCGGCTTTATGTGGGAAGAGAGAAAACGCTTGCTGTAGCGCTTTCTGGACTAATTGAAGAAAAATGTAGACTACTTGAAAAATTTAGCCTTGTTCAAAAAGAGTATGAAAGCTATGAAGTAGAGTCATCTTTAGAGGATGCCAGCTTTGAGAAGGAGGCAACAGAAGCACAAAGTTTGGAGGCAACCTGTGAAAAGCTGAACAGGTCCAATTCTGAACTGGAGCATGAAATACTCTGTCTAGAAAAGgagttaaaagaagagaaatctaaacatTCTGAACAAGATAAGGTGATGGCGGATATTTCCAAAAGGATACAGTCTCTAGAAGATGAGTCAAAATCTCTCAATTCCCGAGTAGCTGAAGCCAAAATGACCTGGAAGAGATTTCAAATGAATGAAGAACAAATGAAGATAGGAATACAAGATGCTTTGAATGAAAATTCTCAACTTCAGGAAAGCCAGGAACGGCTTTTGCAAGAAGCTGCAGTATGGAAAGAACAAGTGAGTGAacttaataaacagaaaataacatttgaagACTCCAAAGTACACGCAGAACAAGTtctaaatgataaagaaaatcacATCGAGACTCTGACTGAATGCTTGCTAAAGATCAAAGATCGGGCTGCTATGCTGGAAGGAGACATAACGGATGATGGTAACTTGGAATTAGAAATGAACAGTGAATCAGAAGATGGTGCTTACTTAGATAATCCTCCAAAAGGAACTTTGAAGAAACTGATTCATGCTGCTAAGTTAAATGCTTCTTTAACAACcttagaaggagaaagaaaccaAATTTATATTCAGTTATCTGAAGTTGATAAAACCAAGGAAGAGCTTAGAGAGCATATTAAAAATCTTCAGATGGAACAAGCATCTTTGCAGTTAGAAAACACACATTTTGAATGTGAGAATCAGAAGCTTCAACAGAAACTTAAGGTAATGACAGAAttatatcaagaaaatgaaatgaagctCTACAGGAAATTAATAGTAGAGGAAAATAACCGGCTAGAGAAAGAGAAACTTTCTAAAGTAGACGAAATGATCAGCCATGCCACTAAAGAGCTGGAAACCTGCAGAGAGCGAGCCAAAGATCTTGAAGAAGAATTTGAGAGAACTATTCATTTTTATCAAGGGAAGATTATTTCCCATGAGAAAAAAGCACACGATAATTGTTTGGCAGCACAGACTGCTGAAAGAAACCTCAgtgatttaaggaaagaaaatgctcacaacagacaaaaattagctgaaacagagtttaaaattaaacttttagaaaaagatCCTTATGCACTTGATGTTCCAAATACAGCATTTGGCAGAGAGCATTCCTCATATGGTCCCTCACCATTGGGTCGGCCTTCATCTGAAACGAGAGCTTTTCTCTATCCTCCAACTTTGTTGGAGGGTCCACTCAGACTCTCACCTCTGCTTCCAGCGGGAGGAGGAAGAGGCCCAAGAGGCCCAGGGAATCCTCGGGACCACCAGATTACCAAGGAAAGAGGAGAATCAAGCTGTGATAGGTTTACCGATCCTCACAAGGCTCCTTCTGACACTGGGCCCCTGCCACCTCCGTGGGAACAGGACTGTAGGATGATGTTTCCTCCACCAGGACGATCATATCCTGATTCAGCTCTTCCTCCACAAAGGCAAGACAGATTTTATTCTAATTGTGCTAGACATGCTGGGCCAGCAGAACTCAGAAGTTTTAATATGCCTTCTTTGGATAAAATGGATGGGTCAATGCCTTCAGAAATGGAATCCAGTAGAAATGATACCAAAGATAATCTTGGTAATTTAAATGTGCCTGATTCATCTCTCCCCGCCAACAGTGAAGGAACCGGTCCTGGTTTTGTTCCTCCACCTCTTGCTCGAATCAGAAGTCCATTGTTTCCAGTGGATATGAGGGGCCCGTTCATGAGAAGAGGACCTCGTTTCgctccacctcctccaggaaccATGTTTGGAGCATCTCCAGATTATTTTCCACCAAGGGATGTCCCAGGTCCACCACGTGCTCCATTTGCAATGAAAAATGTCTATCCTCTGAGGGGTTTTCCTCCCTACCTTCCCCCAAGACCTGGATTTCCCCCCCAACCCGCACATTCTGAAGGTAGAGTGAGTTCCCTTCAGGGTTGA